The DNA region AGATTAGACAGTATTCTCAGACAGCAATTAATGAATATTGAAGACATTGGACTTGTCTTGAGAGGGAGGATACGACAGATATTCAACATGGATGATATCAATAGCTATTATGCATCAATAACCCAATCATCTGCAAAGACTAAAGCCGTGACCATACCTTCTACATGGACACAATGCATGAAAGATGCAAGTAAAGATCATCCCGAAATGACTGAGATAGAATTAAGAGAATATTGTGAAAATCTTGGAAGTGCAAATAGTGCATTTAATGATTCCCAAAACCGTTTAGATATATTAGGGATGTTCGGATGGGTTGAAAGTCAAAAGACAGGATGGTTAGAGGCAGGATTATTTGCAGCTGCAACTTTAACATTAGCAATAGATGTTGACTGGGTAACTGTTGGAGATGATAGTGTCTGTGAATATTGTCAAGATAATGAAGATAACAATCCATGGAGTATAACTAACATCCCTGAAGAGCACTATGGAGGACGTTGCAAATTAGTTGTTGCAGGTGTCGAATTTGATGCTTAGGATTTGAACTATTTAATTTCAAATATTATTTAATATCTTCTAAAATTGACATATAATAATCCTTAAACTCAGTTATACAATTAGAACATTCTCCTATGGGACTATTTAACCTTAAAATAATTATTCTTTCTATATTTTCTCTGGTTGTTCCTACTACTTCTGCAGTATACTTATATTCTGATAATTTTTCATTAACTTCATTTATCTTCTCTAATGGTAAATTTTCATCAAAGAAAGTTAAAATGGTTTTTTTATCCCCAATATGTCCTATATATTCTAACATTTTATCACCATTATTTAATTAAATTATACACGCTTAATAATTTGTTATTTTTTATTAAACAATTTTATAGGAGGTTAGATTAGCTTATGCAAGATTCAAAAATACTTAACAAAAGATTTAAGTTTAAAATGCCATTAATAACCAAATCGGCTGATTTTAAAAATGCTGATAGGGATGAATTTGGTTGTAAGCATATTTCGTTTGGCCTGAGTACAACAGTCGAGGATCTTCAAGGAGATACCATGACCGATAATGCCATGAATAAAATGGTCGAACTACTCAAAGAAAACCCAATAGCAATCAATGATGGACATAATCACAGCTTAAGAGATGAGATAGGCCCTACAACTGATGTATGGATTGAGGATACTGATTTAATTGTTGATCTCCGTGTCCGTAAGATGTGGGAAGATGAAATTGAGGATGTATTAAACTCAGGACTTCCCGTTGGAGGCAGTATCGAAGGTGTAACATTAGCAACTAAAACAATAACACAAAAATCCATGGATGATGGATTTATTCTTAAAAAGGAAATCATAGATGACCTTCAATTATTCGCAGGTGCATTAACTGCTATTCCTGCAGCATGGAATCTTAGAGGCACAGCAAAATCAAAAACATGTACTCATTCAATGTGTGCTCAGATTCAAAAGTCTATGGATATGAAGAATCTTGGAGTTGTCAAAATCAAGAAATCAGATTATGAATTAAATAAAGCAATGGAGGATGATACGATTTCAGTAATAAATACTGATGGCTCTTTTGAATCATTAAGAGCCGATATAGATGAAGCATTATCAGCCAAATATGCAGATAGTGAAGGGAGTGGAATGAGAGGATGTTGGATCAGATACACATTCCCTGATAAAGTTGTAGTCGAACCATGGGTTGGTGATGATGTATATGTTATACCTTATGCTCGTGATGTTAACACTGATGAAATAACACTCGGAGACCCTACAGCTGCAGAAACGCAGATAGTAACTAAAATGATTAAAGAATTTGAAGCTACAAACGATTTAGAAAAAGCAATGAAGACATTCAATGATAAAGGAGGAGATAAATTGACTAAAGAGAAAGATGAAGGATTTGTAAAAAAAATAAAAGGTTTATTTGACTCAGGACATTTAGATTTCATGAAATCAAATGAAGTTGAACCAATAGAAGAACCACCTGTAATTGATGAACCTGAAGAACAGGGAGGAGAACCTATGGAAAAAACAGCAGTACCTAGAGAAGAAATTCAGAAGATGATAGATGAAGGTGTTGATGCAAAAACTAAAGACATGAAAACTACTTTAGAATCCATCACATCAGAAAATAAATCTCTTAAACACAAAGCTTTGATTACAAAAGCTTTAGATTTACATAAAAAGATTAACCCTACAAAAGACGGAGAAACCGATATAAACGAAGAGGACTTCATGAAATCTCTTGAAGAATCCATGATAGATGAAGAGGATCCAATGTTTAATAAGGATGCATTTGAAGCAAATCCTGACTTCTTTGTTAAAACTGAAGTTAAGAGTATGGAACGTACACTTAGCAAAACTCCAGATGGAGATATTCCAAACTTTGTAGATAAAAGCCTAGAAAAACAGGCTACAGCAAATGCTGAGAAAGCTAAAAAAATTAGAAAAGATTTAAATGAACAGGGTAGGTGATTAAGATGGGTCTACAACCATTTAACGGACATGAAATAGCAATAGAAGTCACAGCAACTGAAGTTATACCTGCTTATGCTATTGTTAAATTTAATGCAAGTGATAAAACTAAAGTTGACCTTGCAACTGCAGGAGATATCCCATTAGGAGTTGCAATACCACATCCTGATGAAATGATGCCAGATGGAAACGGCGGTTTAATAAAGAGAACAGGATACCAGATAGGAGAAAGAGTTACTATCTACGATTCAGGAACTGTTTTTGTTAAATGCGGAGTTGCTAATGTAACAGCTGGAGATAAATGTGTACCAATGGCAGGAGGCCTTGGCGCTAAACTTGCAACCGACACATTCACAGATGCAGCAATAGCAACCCATGATGATGCTAAAATTAACGCTGCAATTAATGGATTAATAGATGAAGTACAGGCAGCAGCCACGGCTAAAGACACAGTATTAGGTAAATATCTAGTAACTGGTGTTATAACTGATTTAATACCTGTAAGGATTAAAATATAAAGGAGGAGATGAAGAATGGGAAATTTACCAAGGTCAATAACTGATTTTTTCGATGTAAAAGCTATACTAGCATATAAAGCACCTTTGATTGGTACTACTGTATTAGCTAGAGGTGTTGATTTACCTCTAGGAACTGGAACAGTTTCTAGGGATCAAGTCGAATATCCCGTAAGTAAAGCTAAAAGAGGGTATAGGGTAAGGGAAGTTCCAAGGGAAACTGCTGAGAGAACACCTAAAACCGTAACTGTCATAGAACATACTCATGGTTTTGATTTACATAAAAATGTATTAGCTGCATATGCTAGGATGGGTGAAGCTGCTCTTAATGGTACGGATGCCACAAACTCAGGTAGATTAGTAGCCGAATCATTTGATGATGTAGTATTCAACGGGGATTCAAATGCAGGTACAAAGGGTATTTACTCAGATGCAGGACTAACACCTTATGCGGTAGACGATGGTAAGGAATGGAATGATCCTACAGGTGCAGCCCCTGATGAGGTAATTGTGGAATGTATAGGTGAACTTGAAGCATCTCAAAAATATTTGGGACTTGATAAAAAACTCATATTATCACCATTACCATATAATGCACTTCTTAAAAGAGTTCCACAAACTTCAGCTACTTATATGGATTTTGTTGCTAAACTTTTCAAGAATGGGGTTAATGATATCTATAGAACCACTGCATTAGCTAATGGTACCGGACTTCTTGAATATTATGGTACTGAGGTTGCAGAAAGGAATGTTGAACTAGATATAGAGACATATGCTGTACAAGGAGGGGTACCTGATAAAAACAACCTGATCTATTTCAATGTTGAAACTTACCAGGCAACAGATATCCATCATTTAGATGCATTCCTTCCAATCACCAATCTCTGGGATACCGGTTAATAAAACTGATTCCATCCTAAAATTCCATATTTTTTTAATAGAAGGAGGAATTGATTATTATGCCAAAAAAGAAAGAAGAGCTAGAACAACCTGTTAAAAAACAGGAAGAAAAACCAATAGAACAACCAGTTAAAGAGGTTATAGTTGAAAAACCTATTGAAGTTAAAGATTTATCACAGACAGAACGATCTAATCTCATAGAACAGGTTAAACAACAGGATATTCAGGACCATTTAGATGCTGAAAAACAGAGGATAGAATCTACAATATGTCCTAAATGTAAAAAATCATTAAAATTAAATGCAGAAGATTATCTTAAAGAAGGGAATACACCCAAGATAGTTGAATGTCCTAATTGTGAAAGATTAATAAGGGCATATGTTAGATATCCCGGACCTATTGAAATATTTAAAGCAGAAATTACAACAAAATCTAGAGGATATGCATTTGCTACCCAAAAACCAGGGTTATGGTCTGATAAAGATACTGTTAAATGGATTGAACAGGAAGTTGAAAGATCAGACAATGGTAAATCTAGCCTATCAGCTGAAGGCCAGAAATTGTTCAGAATACAACAGTTAATCCTCAAAAAACAGAAGGTAATCAAATAAATTCTTGGAGGTCTAATTTATGACAGGAGATAAACCAATAAGTATACCTCAAGAATTAAGGAAACTGAGCAATGCAATATTAACTAAAGCATTCGCAACCGCTAACACAAATGGGACACCAACAAACGCCCAACTTATAAGTGCATTTGGAGGAGTAGCAACCGTAGGGGCAGGGTTCCAAGGAGTATTCCTTGACAGTCATGCAAGTGGTAAAACATATCGTGTCATTTGTGATGGTGTTAAATACTTTGTGAATGAAGCCACAGCAGCTGCATAATTCTATTTCTTTTTTTTGGAGGATAAAAATATGAGTTATGCAGATTCTAGTGTTGTGGAGACATTAACAAATCGATTAAAACCCGACAAGAATACTGATAAATATGAGGCATTACTTAGTGTTGCAATTGATGATGCTGAAGATATAATTAATGGAGAATTGATTAAAAACAATATCCCAATACCAACAATACTTGAGAGTATAGATCCTAAAGATCCATTGAATACACTTATAAAAGCGGGAAACCTTTATACTGCATCATTTATGTTCAATGCTTATTATTCAGACAATGAATCATTAAGTCCCACATCCAAAGCATATAAAGAATCTGCAGACGATAAGGTTAAAAGTTATATAGATATTATCCTTGGCGGATATGATGAGGATACAAAGGAACAGGGGAAACCAGATTTACCTCCTGTTGGATCATTAGTGAATAGATACTAATTGATTTATTTTAATTTACTACTTTTTGGAGATATCTTAAATGCCATCTGCATCTTTAACTTTTAAAATTGGTAAAGATAATGTATATAATCTCTATCAAAAGATAATTGATGGGTTACCAGATGATACAATTCTACTTTTAGATGATCTCGCAGAAATTTATAAGGATAATATGGACATTGAAGCTCCAAATTTAACAGGTTTCCTTATATCAATGCATGTCATTGAACAGTTAGGAACTTATGATCGTTATATCTACAGTGAAGCTTCTTATTTTGATGATGTAGTTAGCGGCCATGCAGTTTATGGACCTATCTTCTCAGATTTACAACGACGTTGGTGGTTCTGGTATTTACAGAATGTTCTCGGAGGAGAATATGAAAATAGAACAGATGGCCGTCAACCAGGAAACGATTACCCTACAAGAGCATATCACAATGCACAAAGCGCCATAGATTACAGACTTCATGAATATATAACCAATATAGGAAGGACTTAAATGTATGATTTAGAAACTGTTAAAGCAACATTCAAGACTAAACTCAAAGATTTAACAGATCCTTGGGATATATCTGAAGATCCAAAACCAATTATTGTAAATCTTACACGAGGAGAACCTGATCTTATCAGTTTACAAGATGGGGTTTTAGCAGGTCTGGTTTTTATGGGTGGTATGGAACAGCCTTTAGGACTGAATAAAAGAGGACCCATAAATGCCGTTATTAGTAAACCGAAAAGGCAAGTATGGCAATCAGATATAACTGGGGCAGTTGTATTATTTGTACCTGGAAACGATGACGATGCAGATACTGTTGCAACCCATTTAAGTGATGTTGTAAGTGATTTTTTTAAGGATCCTGATTGTTTAGGTTTACCTGGTGTAATTGTAACTCCTTTAATTACAGGAAATAGTATGAACTGGAGACCTTTAACAATAAGTTTAGAAAATACAAAAAAACCTATTAAATCTTTAACAGCTGCTATTAAGTTTAGTATTACAATTGATGATAACAAAAAACATTGAATTCACTTTTTATTTTAATTAAATTTTATTATACTATTTTTAATGGAGGTGTCTAATTTGGGAAAAATGGATAAAACAACTCTCAAAAAGATTGTTAAAAAATATACTGATAAAGGAGATGTTGAAACTGCAAAGGAACTCCTATTAACATGGGGCCCACGAATAGAAGATTTTAATATTAAAACT from Methanobacterium spitsbergense includes:
- a CDS encoding encapsulin, which gives rise to MGNLPRSITDFFDVKAILAYKAPLIGTTVLARGVDLPLGTGTVSRDQVEYPVSKAKRGYRVREVPRETAERTPKTVTVIEHTHGFDLHKNVLAAYARMGEAALNGTDATNSGRLVAESFDDVVFNGDSNAGTKGIYSDAGLTPYAVDDGKEWNDPTGAAPDEVIVECIGELEASQKYLGLDKKLILSPLPYNALLKRVPQTSATYMDFVAKLFKNGVNDIYRTTALANGTGLLEYYGTEVAERNVELDIETYAVQGGVPDKNNLIYFNVETYQATDIHHLDAFLPITNLWDTG